A section of the candidate division WOR-3 bacterium genome encodes:
- a CDS encoding NADP-dependent malic enzyme: MKKIKKKKAVRALKTKKKIVRKRKEEKPLTKEELLAKAKKPGEDALRLHPFYKGKVKITAKCAIRNFDDFAIWYTPGVAEPCKDIFKNPEKVWEHTNRANLIAVLTDGTRVLGLGDIGPEASLPVMEGKSLLFKYLGGVDAVPIAVRTKDPDKFIEVAKLLEPSFGGYNLEDIAQPKCFYILDTLRKECDIPVWHDDQQGTAAVTLAGLINALKIVGKDVKKVRVGMIGAGAAGIACLRVMVAYGFDPAKIVMCDVYGIVHKDRPDFDKQFAYTKDLILKTNAEGRKSEKIEDAIPMTMEGMDIVIGYSKPGPDTIKKEWIQRMAKDPILFVCANPIPEIWPWEAKEAGAKIVATGRSDFPNQVNNSLGFPGIFRGTLDVNAKTITDEMCIAAALELAKVAEDRGLREDYLIPTMDDWEVFPREACAVGMKAIEQGVARKIMSRDELYKKAEATIKEAREEIQFLMKKGFIPKPKE; this comes from the coding sequence ATGAAAAAGATAAAAAAGAAAAAGGCGGTTAGGGCTTTAAAGACAAAAAAGAAGATAGTGAGAAAACGAAAAGAAGAGAAGCCCTTAACCAAGGAAGAACTTTTAGCCAAGGCGAAGAAGCCCGGGGAAGATGCCTTGCGGCTCCATCCCTTTTACAAGGGGAAAGTTAAAATCACTGCCAAATGCGCCATAAGGAATTTTGATGATTTTGCCATCTGGTATACCCCAGGGGTTGCCGAACCCTGTAAAGATATTTTCAAAAACCCGGAGAAGGTTTGGGAACATACCAATCGGGCTAATCTGATTGCGGTCTTAACTGATGGCACAAGGGTATTGGGTTTGGGAGATATTGGACCGGAAGCATCTTTACCGGTAATGGAAGGAAAGTCTTTACTCTTTAAGTATCTCGGGGGAGTTGATGCGGTACCAATTGCGGTAAGGACCAAAGATCCGGATAAGTTTATTGAGGTGGCTAAACTTTTAGAACCTTCTTTTGGCGGCTATAACTTAGAGGATATTGCCCAGCCCAAGTGTTTCTATATCTTAGATACTCTACGAAAGGAATGCGATATTCCAGTTTGGCACGATGACCAACAGGGGACAGCAGCGGTCACTCTGGCGGGACTAATCAATGCCTTAAAGATTGTCGGTAAGGATGTGAAAAAGGTTAGGGTGGGAATGATCGGGGCTGGTGCCGCAGGAATCGCCTGCCTACGAGTGATGGTTGCCTATGGTTTTGACCCAGCAAAGATTGTGATGTGCGATGTTTACGGCATTGTTCATAAGGACCGACCGGATTTTGATAAACAATTTGCATATACTAAGGATTTAATCCTAAAAACTAATGCCGAAGGGAGAAAGTCCGAAAAGATTGAAGATGCCATTCCAATGACAATGGAAGGGATGGATATTGTTATCGGTTACTCCAAACCTGGTCCGGATACCATAAAGAAGGAATGGATTCAAAGAATGGCAAAAGACCCGATCCTTTTTGTCTGTGCCAATCCCATTCCGGAAATCTGGCCCTGGGAAGCAAAAGAAGCGGGAGCAAAGATTGTGGCTACCGGGAGAAGCGATTTTCCCAATCAGGTGAATAATTCTCTTGGTTTCCCGGGAATTTTCCGTGGAACTCTGGATGTCAATGCCAAGACAATTACCGATGAGATGTGCATTGCCGCGGCATTAGAACTGGCAAAGGTAGCCGAAGACCGGGGATTAAGAGAAGATTATCTAATTCCGACAATGGACGATTGGGAAGTATTTCCTCGGGAGGCTTGCGCGGTTGGGATGAAGGCGATTGAACAGGGGGTAGCGAGGAAGATTATGAGTCGGGATGAGTTATATAAGAAAGCAGAGGCAACAATTAAAGAGGCAAGAGAAGAGATTCAGTTTTTAATGAAGAAGGGCTTTATCCCGAAACCGAAAGAATAA
- a CDS encoding OFA family MFS transporter produces MSNKGFNRWLIMVGAIIIQLCLGAIYAWSVFRKPLQGEPLKLTPTQATLPFALVLISFAIATIIGGRWQDKKGPRLVATVGGILLGLGLILSGLLKTFPGIVVSYGIISGIGIGLAYVCPISTGVKWFPDMRGLITGISVAGFGAGALIVAPVARALIDSVNVFNTFVILGIIFLILVIIGAQILRNPPEGYKPEGWTPPPSSTATAYGYTPGEMLATGSFYLIWLIYFFGCATGLMIIGQTSPIGQELAKVSKETAALAVSTLAIFNALGRILWGKISDSLGRMKTLLLIFLICGVAVLLYNIIPLFPSYYWIGISLVGLCFGGYLAVFPAVTADFYGTKNVGVNYGLVFTAYGIGGLLGNIFAPQVLEKTKSYNLAFWVAGLLCLIGMVLTLIIKQPKSKEGR; encoded by the coding sequence ATGAGCAATAAAGGGTTTAACCGCTGGTTGATAATGGTTGGGGCAATTATCATCCAACTCTGCCTCGGGGCAATTTATGCTTGGTCGGTATTTAGAAAACCGTTACAGGGCGAACCTTTGAAATTAACACCAACCCAAGCCACTTTACCTTTCGCCTTAGTTCTAATTTCTTTTGCCATTGCCACCATCATCGGCGGAAGATGGCAGGATAAGAAAGGACCGAGATTGGTAGCGACAGTTGGTGGCATCCTTTTGGGTTTAGGGCTTATTCTCTCCGGTCTTCTGAAAACCTTTCCCGGAATTGTTGTCTCCTACGGCATAATCTCTGGTATCGGTATTGGCCTCGCTTATGTCTGCCCAATTTCCACCGGTGTGAAATGGTTTCCGGATATGCGCGGTTTAATTACCGGCATTTCCGTGGCTGGATTTGGTGCTGGGGCTTTAATCGTTGCCCCAGTTGCCCGGGCTTTAATTGATAGCGTCAATGTTTTTAATACCTTCGTAATTTTAGGGATTATTTTCCTTATTTTAGTAATAATTGGTGCCCAGATTTTAAGGAATCCCCCAGAAGGTTATAAACCAGAGGGTTGGACTCCTCCACCATCTTCCACCGCCACTGCTTATGGCTATACCCCAGGGGAGATGCTTGCCACTGGCTCTTTCTATCTAATTTGGCTCATTTATTTCTTTGGCTGTGCTACTGGTCTAATGATAATTGGACAGACTTCACCAATCGGGCAGGAACTGGCAAAGGTTTCCAAAGAGACTGCTGCCTTAGCGGTGAGCACATTAGCGATCTTCAATGCCTTAGGAAGGATCCTGTGGGGGAAAATCTCTGATAGTTTGGGCCGGATGAAAACCTTACTTCTCATCTTTCTCATCTGTGGGGTTGCGGTCTTATTATACAACATAATTCCTCTCTTTCCCTCCTACTACTGGATTGGCATCTCTTTGGTCGGTCTCTGCTTTGGTGGTTATCTGGCAGTCTTTCCGGCGGTCACTGCGGATTTCTACGGAACAAAAAATGTGGGAGTGAACTACGGTTTAGTATTTACTGCCTACGGGATTGGTGGGCTTTTGGGAAATATCTTTGCCCCCCAGGTCTTGGAAAAGACCAAGAGTTATAATTTAGCCTTTTGGGTCGCCGGTCTTCTCTGTTTAATCGGAATGGTACTCACCTTGATAATTAAACAACCAAAAAGTAAGGAGGGAAGATGA
- the acs gene encoding acetate--CoA ligase: MAEEKKFYYPPKEIVENSNIKKFMDRFGIRDLDELLKRAEDQEWYWGEMAKELEWFKPWERVLEWNLPFAKWFVGGKINIAHNALDRHIKTERKDKVAYIFEGEPGEVERWTYLDLYKEVNRLANTLKRFGVKKGDRVTIYLPMIPQLPIAMLACAKIGAIHSVVFSGFSATSLKDRIIDSESKVLITADGGFRRGKFVPLKENADEALKDCPSVEKVIVFERAKRKVPMHSGRDVFWSEVVASESDECPTEVMDSEDILYLLYTSGTTGKPKGVVHVHGGYAVGTYTTLKYVFDIKDSDIWWCAADIGWVTGHSYIVYAPLMLGATSILYEGAPDYPDPGRWWKMIEREKVTILYTSPTAIRMHMRYGEEWAKKYNLSSLRLLGSVGEPINPEAWRWYYKNIGNERCPIMDTWWQTETGTFVISPLPITPLKPGSATKPLPGFGATVYNSEGKPIKPNENGLAVLTKPWPAMLRTLYKDPERYKQVYWSRFPNVYLTGDSATIDEDGYFWFRGRADEVLNVAGHRLGTAEVESALVAHPAVAEAAVIGIPHEVKGDVPKAYVVLKVGFTPSEELSKELKEWVAKEIGPIARPEEIEFRDKLPKTRSGKIMRRLLKAQALGLPIGDTSTLEE; the protein is encoded by the coding sequence ATGGCCGAAGAGAAGAAATTCTACTATCCACCGAAGGAGATAGTAGAGAATAGCAATATCAAAAAGTTTATGGACCGTTTCGGAATAAGGGACCTTGACGAACTCCTGAAACGCGCGGAAGATCAAGAATGGTATTGGGGCGAAATGGCAAAGGAATTGGAATGGTTTAAACCTTGGGAGCGAGTTCTGGAATGGAATCTGCCATTTGCCAAATGGTTCGTGGGAGGAAAGATAAATATCGCTCATAATGCTTTGGATCGCCACATTAAGACCGAGCGGAAGGATAAGGTCGCTTACATTTTTGAGGGGGAACCCGGAGAGGTAGAAAGGTGGACCTATCTTGACCTTTATAAAGAAGTTAACCGGCTGGCTAATACCTTAAAAAGATTTGGTGTGAAAAAGGGTGACCGGGTGACAATCTATTTACCGATGATTCCCCAATTACCGATTGCGATGCTGGCTTGTGCTAAAATCGGTGCTATCCACTCGGTTGTCTTTTCCGGATTTTCTGCTACTTCCCTAAAGGATAGGATTATTGACTCCGAGTCAAAGGTTTTGATCACCGCGGATGGTGGTTTCCGGAGAGGAAAATTTGTCCCCTTAAAGGAGAATGCGGATGAGGCATTGAAAGATTGTCCATCCGTAGAAAAGGTTATTGTCTTTGAGCGGGCGAAGAGAAAAGTGCCGATGCATTCCGGTAGGGATGTCTTCTGGTCAGAAGTTGTCGCTTCGGAATCGGATGAGTGCCCAACAGAGGTGATGGACTCAGAGGATATTCTTTATCTCCTTTACACCTCAGGCACAACGGGTAAACCTAAGGGTGTGGTTCATGTCCATGGTGGTTATGCGGTTGGCACCTATACCACTTTAAAATATGTCTTTGATATAAAAGATTCCGATATTTGGTGGTGCGCTGCAGATATCGGCTGGGTCACCGGTCATAGTTATATTGTGTATGCGCCACTAATGCTTGGCGCTACCTCCATTTTGTACGAAGGTGCTCCCGACTATCCGGATCCGGGAAGATGGTGGAAAATGATTGAAAGGGAAAAGGTGACAATTCTTTATACCTCGCCCACCGCGATAAGAATGCATATGCGCTATGGAGAGGAATGGGCAAAGAAATATAATTTATCAAGTTTAAGACTTTTAGGTTCGGTTGGTGAACCGATCAATCCGGAAGCCTGGCGTTGGTATTATAAGAATATCGGTAATGAGCGCTGTCCAATTATGGATACCTGGTGGCAAACTGAGACTGGGACCTTTGTTATCTCCCCATTACCAATTACCCCATTAAAACCGGGCTCGGCAACAAAGCCCCTGCCGGGATTTGGGGCAACCGTTTATAATTCAGAAGGCAAACCGATAAAACCAAATGAGAACGGTTTGGCGGTTTTGACCAAACCCTGGCCCGCAATGCTCAGAACCCTTTATAAAGACCCGGAAAGGTATAAACAGGTTTATTGGTCTCGTTTTCCCAATGTCTATCTCACCGGTGATTCTGCCACAATTGATGAGGATGGGTATTTCTGGTTCCGGGGACGAGCGGATGAGGTCTTAAATGTCGCTGGCCATCGCTTGGGAACCGCAGAGGTGGAAAGTGCCCTAGTGGCTCATCCCGCGGTCGCGGAGGCTGCGGTGATTGGGATTCCTCACGAAGTGAAGGGGGATGTGCCCAAGGCTTATGTCGTATTAAAGGTCGGTTTTACCCCTTCTGAAGAATTGAGTAAAGAGTTAAAGGAATGGGTGGCAAAAGAGATCGGACCAATCGCCCGTCCAGAAGAGATTGAATTTCGCGATAAACTGCCAAAAACTCGTTCCGGCAAGATAATGCGCCGCCTCCTAAAAGCGCAAGCGTTGGGTTTGCCGATTGGCGATACCTCAACTTTGGAGGAGTAA
- a CDS encoding GNAT family N-acetyltransferase, which produces MRKINWRERLVSPEEAVRAIKSGYRVFIGSACATPQSLVRALAQAPAEDVEIAHILTLGVAPYAEETLSSKFRANAFFISGNVRKAVWEGRADYTPIFLSEIPQLFRSGRLPIDCALVQLSPPDEYGYCSFGISVDITKPACEVAKLVIAEINPNMPRTLGDSFIHIDDIDILVYSEEPLIEYTVKASPEVVRRIAKNVADLVEDGSTLQVGYGGVPNVLLEFLTNKKDLGVHTEVFSDSLIDLIESGVITNKKKTLHPGKVIASFAMGTKRLYDYLHNNPFFEFHPVDYTNDPIIIAQNEKMVAINSALEIDLTGQVCADSLGYQFYSGIGGQLDFIRGAARAKGGKPIIVLPSTRKGETISRIVPSLSEGAGVVTTRGDVHYVVTEWGIAYLHGKTIRERALSLIAIAHPKFRSELLRKAKELNYVYKDQPEILAEARYPEELEFWAETKRGERIFFRPIKPTDEPLMRELFYSFSQETIYYRFFSYLTAMPHEKLKKFVNVDYEDEMAIVAVLKKPEGEKIIGVARYSKDKATGFAEFAVVIADEWQNKGIGRELFHYLIKVAKMKGIKGFIGYVLDTNVRAYRLFSKNPMNYPVRTQWEDGVYTLMMEFTEKK; this is translated from the coding sequence ATGAGAAAGATTAATTGGCGGGAAAGATTGGTGAGTCCAGAAGAAGCGGTTCGGGCAATAAAATCGGGTTACCGGGTTTTTATTGGTTCGGCTTGCGCCACACCCCAGAGTTTGGTACGGGCGCTAGCCCAAGCACCGGCAGAAGATGTGGAGATTGCTCACATCTTGACCTTAGGGGTTGCCCCTTATGCTGAGGAGACATTATCAAGTAAATTTCGTGCGAATGCCTTTTTCATCAGTGGTAATGTGCGAAAGGCGGTTTGGGAGGGGAGGGCGGATTACACACCCATCTTCCTTTCCGAAATTCCTCAACTTTTTCGAAGCGGCCGTCTACCGATTGATTGTGCCTTAGTTCAACTTTCTCCGCCGGATGAGTACGGGTATTGCAGTTTTGGGATTTCGGTTGATATTACCAAGCCCGCGTGTGAAGTGGCGAAGTTAGTAATTGCGGAGATCAATCCCAATATGCCCCGAACTTTGGGTGATTCTTTTATTCATATTGATGATATTGATATATTGGTCTATTCCGAAGAGCCGTTAATCGAATATACGGTAAAAGCGAGCCCAGAGGTTGTAAGGAGGATTGCTAAGAATGTGGCGGATCTGGTAGAAGATGGTTCAACCTTACAGGTCGGTTACGGCGGAGTGCCCAATGTTCTTTTGGAGTTTCTGACAAATAAGAAGGATTTGGGGGTTCACACCGAAGTCTTCTCGGACAGTCTCATTGATTTGATTGAGAGTGGGGTAATTACCAATAAGAAGAAAACCCTCCATCCGGGAAAGGTGATCGCCTCTTTTGCGATGGGCACGAAAAGGCTCTACGATTATCTTCACAATAATCCATTCTTTGAATTCCACCCTGTAGATTATACTAACGACCCGATAATTATCGCTCAGAACGAAAAGATGGTGGCGATAAATTCTGCATTGGAGATTGATTTAACGGGTCAGGTCTGTGCCGATTCCTTGGGTTATCAGTTCTATTCGGGAATTGGTGGACAATTGGATTTCATCCGGGGCGCCGCGCGGGCTAAGGGAGGAAAGCCAATCATCGTTCTTCCTTCAACCCGAAAGGGTGAAACCATTTCCCGGATTGTCCCATCCCTTTCCGAAGGCGCGGGGGTTGTCACAACCCGAGGGGATGTCCATTATGTAGTAACCGAATGGGGGATTGCTTATCTGCACGGTAAAACAATTCGGGAGAGAGCACTTTCTCTGATCGCTATTGCCCATCCTAAATTTCGTTCGGAACTTTTAAGAAAGGCAAAGGAATTAAATTACGTTTATAAGGACCAACCCGAGATTTTAGCGGAAGCCCGCTATCCGGAGGAGTTGGAATTCTGGGCGGAGACGAAAAGGGGAGAGAGGATATTCTTCCGGCCGATAAAACCAACCGATGAACCGTTGATGCGGGAGCTTTTCTATTCCTTCTCCCAAGAGACGATCTATTATCGTTTCTTCTCTTATCTCACGGCTATGCCTCACGAAAAATTGAAAAAATTTGTGAATGTTGATTATGAGGATGAAATGGCGATTGTGGCGGTGCTGAAGAAGCCGGAAGGGGAGAAGATAATCGGTGTGGCGCGGTATAGTAAGGATAAAGCCACTGGATTTGCGGAATTTGCAGTAGTCATTGCTGATGAATGGCAGAATAAAGGAATCGGAAGAGAGTTATTTCATTATTTGATTAAAGTCGCCAAGATGAAAGGAATAAAGGGATTCATCGGGTATGTGTTGGATACCAATGTTCGGGCTTATCGGCTTTTTTCCAAAAACCCGATGAATTATCCCGTGCGGACGCAGTGGGAAGATGGGGTTTATACCCTAATGATGGAGTTCACAGAAAAGAAATAG
- the sppA gene encoding signal peptide peptidase SppA, protein MGNKPLTITAVILVIAFLLLIFLIGILIPGRFRPPSETVAIVEVSGIIRDAREVVREIKNFSKEPNVKAIIIRIESPGGLVAPTQEIFEEIKEAKRKGKKVVASMGSIATSGGFYIALPCDKIVANPGTITGSIGVIMNFPILEKLLQKLGISFETIKSEEYKDIGSPFRMMKKEERELLKEVVDDVYQDFLEKIAEERKISLKDIKKFADGRIFSGRQAKEIGLVDTLGGLETAIKIASALAQIKKEPKILKEKRFFPFRLILNYLNRLSLPELLYLPQ, encoded by the coding sequence ATGGGGAATAAACCCTTAACCATCACTGCGGTAATCTTAGTAATCGCCTTCCTCCTTCTAATTTTTCTTATCGGTATTTTAATCCCAGGAAGATTTCGCCCTCCATCAGAAACAGTAGCAATTGTTGAAGTTTCGGGGATAATCCGAGATGCACGGGAGGTGGTAAGGGAAATTAAAAATTTTAGTAAAGAACCTAATGTGAAGGCAATCATAATTCGGATTGAAAGTCCCGGCGGGCTGGTAGCCCCAACCCAAGAGATCTTTGAAGAGATAAAGGAGGCGAAAAGAAAGGGGAAAAAGGTAGTTGCCTCAATGGGCTCAATCGCTACCTCCGGTGGTTTCTACATCGCTTTGCCTTGTGATAAAATTGTTGCCAACCCCGGAACTATAACCGGTTCTATCGGTGTGATTATGAATTTTCCTATTCTGGAAAAGTTACTCCAAAAATTAGGAATTAGTTTTGAGACGATAAAGTCTGAAGAGTATAAAGATATTGGCTCCCCCTTCCGAATGATGAAAAAAGAGGAAAGGGAATTATTAAAAGAAGTAGTTGATGATGTTTACCAAGACTTTTTAGAAAAAATCGCCGAAGAGAGAAAAATCTCCCTAAAAGATATTAAAAAGTTTGCTGACGGCCGAATATTCTCCGGAAGACAAGCGAAAGAGATTGGGTTAGTTGATACCTTAGGCGGTTTAGAAACCGCCATCAAAATTGCCTCTGCCCTCGCCCAAATTAAAAAGGAACCCAAAATTCTTAAAGAGAAAAGATTTTTCCCTTTTCGCTTAATTCTTAACTACTTAAATCGCCTATCTCTTCCCGAATTATTATATCTCCCTCAATAG
- the secA gene encoding preprotein translocase subunit SecA, with amino-acid sequence MLAVIKKIFGGTKNERELKRLWPLVEKINEVWESFKNLRDEDFPKKTEDFIKRVKDGESLDGLMIEAYALVKEACRRLLGKKWLVCDIEITWDMVPFDCQLLGAIVLHEGKIAEMKTGEGKTLVATMPLYLNALTKRGVHLVTVNDYLARRDREWMGPVYEFLGVSVGCIQMGMSPEERKVQYGCDITYGTNNEFGFDYLRDNMVLRWEDKVQRGHYYAIIDEVDSILIDEARTPLIISGPVAASERRFDNLTPAVRELYNRQTVLVNRLVEEAKRLLKEGKEKEAGIKFLQAKRGSPKNTQLLKAERETEIKRLIEKTELEFLRDKKFPLIDEELYYVTDEKDHTIRLTEIGEKFICERLKDPNFFLLPDLDTELKKVDRNEKLSPREKIFEKEKVFENYAKKNEKLEALRALLKAFDHFKKDVDYIVQEGKVVIVDEFTGRLMPGRRFSDGIHQALEAKEGVRVQEETQTFATITLQNYFRMYEKLAGMTGTAMTEATEFMHIYKLDVIEIPTNKPVRRIDYPDIIYKTKNEKFKAIIDEIEKWHKVGRPILVGTTSVETSEVLSRLLRRRGINHEVLNARHHQREAEIVAKAGRKYAVTIATNMAGRGTDIKLEPGVVKGERCYINSPEGGKCSYWEEEPGRCLKECPCGLYIIGTERHEARRIDNQLRGRSGRQGDPGSSRFFLSLEDDLMRLFGSDRMVEIMERFGQKEMEPLQHPLVTKAIANAQKRVEMRNFEIRKHLLEFDDVMNKQREVIYHLRDQYLKGEDLKNAFLESASFVIDELLAKYTSEKDPTEWSWNELRGEFGLIFFVDFSIPEEEIPKMKREILKEKLLQIAETRFEQRREELQEKFTDFFRFVFLRTIDNRWRDHLYSIDLLREGINWVAYGQKDPLLEYKQESFNLFQETLASFHRESLTLFFRAEIETEEKGRPKVPLRAYKPVLTATPGEQPVPEKVPVKVSPRVGRNEPCPCGSGKKYKKCCGKNI; translated from the coding sequence ATGCTTGCGGTAATTAAGAAGATATTCGGTGGCACGAAGAACGAGCGGGAGCTGAAAAGGCTTTGGCCCTTGGTGGAAAAGATAAACGAAGTCTGGGAATCTTTTAAAAATCTGAGAGACGAAGACTTTCCAAAAAAGACTGAGGATTTTATCAAAAGAGTGAAGGATGGGGAAAGCCTTGATGGCTTAATGATTGAAGCCTATGCCTTAGTGAAAGAAGCCTGCCGGCGCCTTTTGGGGAAGAAATGGCTTGTTTGTGATATTGAGATAACTTGGGATATGGTCCCATTTGATTGCCAACTTTTGGGGGCAATCGTTCTCCATGAAGGGAAGATTGCGGAGATGAAGACCGGAGAGGGAAAAACCCTGGTGGCGACAATGCCTCTCTACCTTAATGCCTTAACAAAAAGAGGTGTCCATTTAGTAACGGTTAACGATTATCTGGCGAGAAGGGATAGGGAGTGGATGGGCCCGGTCTACGAGTTTTTAGGAGTTTCTGTCGGTTGTATTCAAATGGGGATGAGCCCTGAGGAGAGAAAGGTTCAATACGGTTGTGACATTACTTATGGGACGAATAACGAATTTGGGTTTGATTATTTAAGGGATAATATGGTTTTGCGCTGGGAGGATAAGGTCCAAAGAGGACATTACTACGCCATCATTGATGAGGTTGATAGTATTCTAATTGATGAAGCCCGGACCCCTTTAATCATCTCCGGTCCGGTGGCGGCTAGTGAGAGGCGTTTTGACAATTTGACCCCGGCGGTGCGGGAATTGTATAATCGCCAGACGGTTTTGGTTAATCGGTTGGTAGAGGAGGCGAAAAGATTATTAAAGGAGGGAAAGGAGAAAGAGGCGGGGATAAAATTTCTCCAGGCAAAGAGAGGTTCCCCAAAGAATACCCAACTATTAAAAGCGGAGCGGGAAACGGAAATTAAAAGGTTAATTGAGAAAACAGAATTGGAATTTCTCCGGGATAAGAAGTTCCCCCTTATTGACGAAGAGTTATATTATGTGACTGACGAAAAGGACCATACGATTCGTTTAACGGAGATTGGGGAGAAATTTATTTGTGAGCGACTTAAAGACCCAAACTTCTTCCTCCTCCCCGATTTGGATACGGAACTGAAAAAAGTTGATCGTAACGAGAAGTTATCCCCACGGGAGAAAATTTTTGAGAAGGAAAAGGTCTTTGAGAATTACGCTAAAAAGAATGAAAAATTAGAAGCCCTCCGGGCTTTATTGAAAGCCTTTGACCACTTCAAGAAAGACGTTGATTATATCGTCCAGGAGGGGAAGGTAGTGATCGTTGACGAGTTTACCGGCCGGTTGATGCCCGGTCGGCGGTTTTCGGATGGTATCCACCAGGCTTTGGAAGCAAAGGAAGGGGTTCGGGTTCAGGAGGAGACCCAAACTTTTGCCACCATCACTTTACAGAACTATTTCCGGATGTATGAGAAATTAGCCGGGATGACCGGAACCGCGATGACCGAAGCCACCGAATTTATGCACATTTATAAGTTAGATGTTATTGAAATTCCCACCAATAAGCCGGTGAGGAGAATTGATTATCCCGATATCATTTATAAAACAAAGAACGAGAAATTTAAGGCAATTATTGACGAGATTGAAAAGTGGCATAAAGTAGGGAGACCGATTTTGGTGGGAACGACTTCGGTTGAGACCTCAGAGGTTTTATCTCGCCTTCTTCGGCGCCGGGGTATTAACCACGAAGTCTTAAATGCTCGTCACCACCAAAGGGAGGCGGAGATTGTTGCCAAAGCGGGGCGGAAGTATGCAGTAACGATTGCCACCAATATGGCGGGTCGGGGTACGGATATCAAATTAGAGCCGGGTGTGGTGAAAGGAGAAAGATGCTATATCAATAGCCCGGAGGGCGGGAAATGTTCTTATTGGGAAGAGGAGCCAGGGAGATGCTTAAAAGAATGTCCTTGCGGTCTTTATATCATCGGCACGGAGAGGCATGAGGCGCGAAGGATTGATAACCAACTCCGGGGTCGGAGTGGCCGCCAGGGTGATCCCGGCTCTTCCCGTTTCTTCCTTTCCTTAGAAGACGACCTAATGCGGCTTTTCGGGTCGGACCGGATGGTCGAGATTATGGAGAGATTTGGCCAGAAGGAGATGGAACCTCTTCAACACCCATTGGTGACGAAGGCAATCGCTAATGCCCAAAAAAGGGTGGAGATGCGGAACTTTGAAATTCGGAAGCACCTCTTAGAGTTTGACGATGTGATGAATAAGCAAAGGGAGGTGATTTATCATCTCCGTGATCAGTATTTAAAAGGGGAGGATTTGAAAAACGCCTTCCTGGAATCAGCCAGTTTTGTGATTGATGAACTTTTGGCCAAATATACTTCGGAAAAAGACCCGACGGAATGGTCTTGGAATGAACTGAGGGGTGAGTTTGGTTTAATCTTCTTTGTTGATTTTTCAATTCCGGAGGAAGAAATTCCGAAGATGAAGAGGGAGATCCTAAAGGAGAAATTACTCCAGATCGCGGAAACGAGGTTTGAGCAGAGGCGAGAAGAGTTGCAAGAGAAGTTTACCGATTTTTTCCGTTTCGTCTTCCTCCGCACCATTGACAACCGTTGGCGCGACCATCTTTACAGCATTGATTTGCTTCGGGAAGGGATCAATTGGGTTGCCTACGGTCAGAAAGACCCGCTTTTGGAATATAAACAGGAGTCCTTCAATCTCTTTCAGGAGACCCTTGCCTCCTTTCACCGAGAGAGTTTAACCCTTTTCTTCCGAGCCGAAATTGAAACGGAAGAAAAGGGAAGACCAAAGGTACCACTTCGGGCTTATAAACCAGTTTTAACTGCCACTCCAGGGGAGCAACCGGTTCCGGAAAAGGTGCCGGTAAAGGTTTCTCCCCGGGTTGGGCGAAATGAACCTTGCCCTTGTGGTTCGGGCAAGAAATATAAAAAATGCTGTGGAAAAAATATATAA